The Cicer arietinum cultivar CDC Frontier isolate Library 1 chromosome 1, Cicar.CDCFrontier_v2.0, whole genome shotgun sequence genome contains the following window.
CAGATAAGTTCCTCATTTTTTCACACCTCTGTCTTACCAGATTCTGAATCTGCTTGGAGCCCTACATCTCCTCTGGATTACAAACTCTTCTCAAATCTTAGCAATGTTTTTAGCGCTAAGTCTTCTCGACCTTCATACCAAACTGGCCATAAGAAGCAGTTTGATGGAAGTAAAGTAGGCCTTGGCATCATAACTTCTCTTGTTAACGAAGCCAAACTTAACAATGAGATCCTTGGTAAATTTCCaaggaaaaatataattttgagatCACAGGTGAAGAAGAATGGAATACTTAAATTCTCGAAGAATAACCATGAATCTCTTGCATCTTGTTTAAAATCCAATTCCTTGCCCAAAAACTATGTGATTTCAACCGAAAGTCCTAAATCAGAAGTTGAAAGCTTTGATGATATCGGTCGGGAATCTAAAGGTCTCAGAGGTATTGTTGCCTCTTTGTCTGATTCCTCTAGGCCTTCTTCATTAATCAACTTgaatcaaaatttgaatttaggAACCGATGATTTGTTTGTAGAAGACACGTCTACGGTATCGAGTTTGCCTCCGGTTACAAAAGGAAGTTCACTAGTAGATAATTCTTTGAAAATTACAGCAAGTTCACTTCCAATATCCATTGATTTCAGTAATGGATATGTAGGCTCACTCTCTGCAAAAGAGATAGAGCTTTCTGAGGATTATACTTGTATAATTTCTCACGGTCCGAACCCTAAGCGGACGCATATTTTTGGTGACTGCATTTTGGAATGTCACAACAATGACTTTACCGAGTTCTGCATGAAAGAAGACCCGCCTTTCAGATCTTCTCAGGTTCCCATGTTTTCAGAAGAATCAGTACCTCATCATTTTGACAATGTTACAAGCTTTTGTCACTCGTGTAATAAGAAATTAGACCAGGGTTCTGAAGACATTTATGATTATAGGTTTGTCTCAAACGCCTCGCTCTATCTATTATGAGTTTTACTTAAGCCACAAGCATTAGTTGTAATATATTGTATATATCTTGCAGTGGCGAGAAAGCATTTTGCAGTTTTAAGTGTCAATCGGAGGAAATTTTGGCAGAAGACGAAATGGAGAAAACTTTCACAAACTCAGAAGAGAGCTCTCCTAACTCAAGTTACCATGATCTCTTCCTCATGCAAGTATCCAAATAACATgctttatttactttatttggAGACAGTATCCAAGTAATGAAATTGTTGTAGACAAATTTATTTGCAGACAATTGCCTATGTGTATTTGTTTTTGCTTTCACCTTTGGGTTATTGCTGTGCAAGTATGCTATGTGTTAGTTGTCAAGAACCAAATTTCATGGTTCTGTGAGTTGTAGCTAGGAAAGGAAGAGTTTTCTCTATTATGAATAACTCAAAACAGTTATGTGCATTGTAATGTTTAATGGATGAGTTGAAAGAGGCCACCGGGCCCTCGCACATCCCTATTTTActgtttatcatttttttttttttacctttgtTTATATTCCTTTTGATACTCTAGATCCAATCATATTGCATATTTGGATATACTTAATAGTTGGAATATCATATTTCAATGGCTGGATTAGAGATATGATATATGACAAAACATTATAGCTTTGTCTGATTCATGTTGTCGACTCCACCTAATGAAATGAGGTTTGGCTGTTGTTGTTGACGACTTGTTGTatagtttgaatattattggtTTGGTCAGAAGTTGAATGTGGAACGATAAATTTGTTATGAAGAGCTATCAAATTGTCCAGTAACTATCAAATTTCAATTGTGTCTAAAGTTCTCACAGTTCTTATGAAGAGCTTAATGTGCCTAATTGTCTCAAGAGAAGAGACCttgtaataaaatcaaattacatAAGCCATGAATCCTGTATCATGGCATTTATGGGGTGTTCATGGCTTAGTGATAAAATTGATAAGTCATTGgcttttttatcaaaattttgttgataaaaataCACGTAAAAAGATATGTTGTTGAGGTTGTTCCGGCTGGGGTGGACTCTTTAGGCCTCTACCGATTGTGTGTTGTGCTTAAGGTTTGGTATTTCAGTGTCTATGTCAATTAATAAGTATTGTAAGATCAAAACATATGTAGCCAATTAACCTCATTGTACCTCTGATATTGATGAATACATTTAGCCAATTAACCTCATTGGACGTAAGAGGAATATGTTGTAACTTATACATTGGCAAAAGATTAGTCCACGGGATTGAACAATTTGTTCTTAaactttatttactttttagcCGAACACAAATTCAAGGGTCATTTCCTCCGAAATACTAATATTTGTTCTTAaactttatttactttttaaccAAACACAAATTCAAGGGTCATTTCCTCCGAAATACTAATACAATCTCTCTCACTCAACCAACTACTACAACGAACTTATGAATTTATGATGTAGCGTAGTGTAGTGATAATGAGGTTTTACATCTTTAATTGTAGTGCTGCTTCTAAGATGGCGCAGCTAAAGAGATTTCAGTCTCAAGAAATCATGGTATTTTGGAATTGGATGTGTCAATTAAACCAGCAACAGAGCATGCTGTGGAGTTCCCAGTTTGAggtaagaaagaaaaatatgtttgtttgataCAATCTTAAGTAGGATACAACATATGGATATTTTTGGTATATTGACTGAATTATTAAATGTCAGTTTCTGCTTCATACATGCACTGTGCTTTGCACAACTATAATGCAAAATTTCCTGTTGATTACTGAGCTCCTGAGTCCTGAATATCACATACTTTTTTTAAGGTCACTTTCTTTGTCTAGTACTCATTTTCTGACGTGGAAGCTACACATTATTCTATCATCATGTTTATGTATGTACAATACTCAATAGTCATCAATAAAGCTTATTCCTCCAATATCATTTCTCTTTGGATAAATTTGCATAATTCCTATGTTGGTGAAATATTCTGTTGCAAAtgttgttagataatattattatatattagtagtaagagtattttagacaattctattcttttatatatatactcattgtaaccctattaacttgagttttggttcattatatgttatgaaaccctagagtggttgtttctcttcttcctctttcttcctcttttcattgttaacatggtatcaaagagctttggttgattttgggatctaccgtagagaagagagagactattttgataggaaagacaaccaccaaaagagaaaagagaagagtaaccctattcccgattttgttaaatcagtctcagaaaaacatcgattgcgcattcgttaaccgttggatcgggctgatttttgcGCAACATTTAGGTCTCCGTCTTCAATGGTCGGATCGGCGAAACAACGTCCAGAGAGGGAGAAATCGGGCTCGCACAACACCAgattatttctaatttattttgtctcagtgattgtatttgtcgtattttcctgtcattatttgttatggctgatGCTAAGGATGACTCTCTTCAAGAACATtatccgaaattggggagaacacataagaagaattttaggggggtcatcgtccaatgttgttgcttctgctcctcctaccattggctctaggTCTGGTTCTGTATACCCATCTGAGATTGCTtctcaaatatctgatattgcagaacaacttcaaaaacttcttgccactcaatcacatgccatgtctgccacctcctctaaaggtttgaactcctctggtatgtcaggtatatctccttccatatggattcttgatacggagcatctcatcatatgccatacgatgataaatcttttgtgtctgtgaaactTGTCccgtctgtgtcggttatgactgctgatggcactcctatgccactagcaggcgttggttctgtctccacacctaacatgtctctttctgatgtttattatattcctaatcttactttgagtcttgcttctgttagtcaaatatgtgatctcggttattcggttatgttttcttccacttcttgttgtgtgcaggatccacattccggggtggatctagatattatgtttcgtttattgatgattatactcgttattgttgggtttatcttatgaaaaatcggtctgaattttttgacatttatcatatgtttcgtgcaatggtcaaaactcaacataattctgttataaagtgttttcgttgtgatttaggtggtgaatatacctctaataaattttctgaattacttgcttatgatggcaccctccaccaaacatcttgtactgatactcctcaacaaaatggagttgctgaaaggaaacactatcatattatagagactgttcgttcccttttgttgtctgcttcagttcctagtgagttttggggagaaacagttcttactgctgttcatgctattaatagaattccgtcctctatcatatcaggtttgtctccctttgaaaaattgtatgcttctacccctgattatcattctttgaaattttttgtttctacttgttttgttcttcgccctcaagtagagcgcattaagttgtcttctcgttcaacgctgtgtgtttttcttggttatgggaaTGGTAaaaaaggttatcgttgttataatCCTCATGtaggaaaactttatgtatctcgtaatgttgtttttcttgagcacatcccctttttactctatttcctctgattctcagattactaagagttctgaactaacccatattaaTCCGTTTGGTCATAATGATTATGCTTCTGGTGATTGTAACattgagaattgcaggacaaatactaatactccacatgatgacatccatCTTGCCCCCCGGTTGttcaaccacctcctgcgattgttgatcctcctcgttacccctctcgtcaacgtaagtctactcagttacctgattttttctattccacttactcaaCTTGGTTTGTTTCTTtattaacctctattcacagtttgtcttagccctcttcctataaagaggctgttcttgatcctctttggcaccAGGCCTTGGCAGAAGAACTTtttgcattgcacaaaaccaatacttgggaattggtacctcttcctcctggaaaacgtgctattgggtctcgttgggtatacaagatcaaaactaagtctgatgggtcagtggaattacaggtgatgatgtcagtggaatcaatgagttgaaattgcagttagccaaacagtttaAGATGAAGGAtttgggaactcttcgcta
Protein-coding sequences here:
- the LOC101503653 gene encoding FCS-Like Zinc finger 10 isoform X2; amino-acid sequence: MFITARILHLGFSLIEKNSESAWSPTSPLDYKLFSNLSNVFSAKSSRPSYQTGHKKQFDGSKVGLGIITSLVNEAKLNNEILGKFPRKNIILRSQVKKNGILKFSKNNHESLASCLKSNSLPKNYVISTESPKSEVESFDDIGRESKGLRGIVASLSDSSRPSSLINLNQNLNLGTDDLFVEDTSTVSSLPPVTKGSSLVDNSLKITASSLPISIDFSNGYVGSLSAKEIELSEDYTCIISHGPNPKRTHIFGDCILECHNNDFTEFCMKEDPPFRSSQVPMFSEESVPHHFDNVTSFCHSCNKKLDQGSEDIYDYSGEKAFCSFKCQSEEILAEDEMEKTFTNSEESSPNSSYHDLFLMQVSK
- the LOC101503653 gene encoding FCS-Like Zinc finger 10 isoform X1, whose translation is MADSSSNFSLHSDTISTRQISSSFFHTSVLPDSESAWSPTSPLDYKLFSNLSNVFSAKSSRPSYQTGHKKQFDGSKVGLGIITSLVNEAKLNNEILGKFPRKNIILRSQVKKNGILKFSKNNHESLASCLKSNSLPKNYVISTESPKSEVESFDDIGRESKGLRGIVASLSDSSRPSSLINLNQNLNLGTDDLFVEDTSTVSSLPPVTKGSSLVDNSLKITASSLPISIDFSNGYVGSLSAKEIELSEDYTCIISHGPNPKRTHIFGDCILECHNNDFTEFCMKEDPPFRSSQVPMFSEESVPHHFDNVTSFCHSCNKKLDQGSEDIYDYSGEKAFCSFKCQSEEILAEDEMEKTFTNSEESSPNSSYHDLFLMQVSK